In the genome of Ancylomarina subtilis, one region contains:
- the cbiE gene encoding precorrin-6y C5,15-methyltransferase (decarboxylating) subunit CbiE, with product MSKFVIIGITDMPHPNLNREAIQYIAESRFFSGGIRHKELIQDYLPENSEWIDITVPLTDVFDQYRQIDETIVVIASGDPLFYGIGNTIKREFPDAELKVFPAHNSLQLLAHHYQLEYGKMHIATLTGRDWAEIDLPLIRGEQMIGVLTDRQKTPNTIAQYLLDYGFDNYDYYLGEKLGGPNQNCQKLSIEELLEVDFVHPNCMILVQKEPIIRQFGIPDEAFRRLEGRPKMMTKSLIRLASLSSLQLDAASVLWDVGYCTGSVSIEAKQAFPKLKVLAFEKRTESDAIIRDNMKNFHVPGIEIHNGDFFEQDLDLLPAPDRIFIGGHGGRLSEMMQKLYTILKPDGCIVFNAVSDETLSKFKESALDLGMRLEKSSRIQLGDFNPIEILKAIKEMR from the coding sequence ATGTCTAAATTTGTAATCATAGGCATTACCGATATGCCACATCCCAACCTGAACAGAGAGGCGATTCAGTATATAGCTGAGTCACGTTTCTTTTCGGGAGGTATACGTCATAAAGAGTTGATTCAGGACTATTTGCCTGAGAATTCTGAGTGGATTGATATTACGGTGCCTTTGACTGATGTCTTCGATCAGTACAGACAAATTGATGAGACCATTGTGGTCATAGCATCGGGCGATCCACTATTCTACGGCATTGGGAATACAATAAAACGTGAATTCCCGGATGCTGAGCTTAAGGTTTTTCCGGCACACAATAGTCTGCAACTTTTGGCACATCATTATCAATTGGAATATGGTAAAATGCATATTGCCACCTTAACGGGGCGCGATTGGGCGGAGATTGATTTGCCACTCATCAGGGGCGAGCAGATGATTGGGGTTTTAACTGACAGACAAAAAACACCCAATACCATTGCACAATATTTATTGGATTACGGTTTTGATAACTACGATTACTATTTAGGTGAAAAGCTAGGTGGCCCCAATCAGAACTGTCAGAAGTTAAGCATTGAAGAACTTTTAGAGGTCGATTTCGTTCATCCCAATTGTATGATTCTTGTTCAGAAAGAACCGATTATTCGACAGTTTGGTATTCCGGATGAGGCCTTCCGAAGACTTGAAGGGCGTCCTAAGATGATGACCAAAAGTTTGATTCGTCTGGCCAGTTTGTCGAGTCTGCAATTGGATGCGGCTTCGGTACTTTGGGATGTGGGCTATTGTACAGGTTCGGTTTCTATTGAAGCCAAGCAAGCATTTCCCAAGCTGAAGGTGCTTGCTTTTGAGAAACGAACAGAATCCGATGCCATCATTCGGGATAACATGAAAAACTTCCATGTTCCGGGAATTGAGATTCATAATGGCGATTTCTTTGAACAGGATCTTGACCTTTTGCCAGCGCCAGATCGCATTTTTATTGGTGGTCATGGTGGCAGACTGAGTGAAATGATGCAAAAACTGTACACGATTTTAAAGCCTGATGGATGTATCGTATTCAATGCTGTGAGCGATGAAACCCTTTCAAAATTTAAGGAGTCAGCCCTTGATTTAGGGATGAGATTGGAAAAATCAAGTCGCATACAATTGGGTGATTTTAACCCAATTGAAATATTAAAGGCAATAAAAGAGATGCGATGA